In a genomic window of Vigna angularis cultivar LongXiaoDou No.4 chromosome 6, ASM1680809v1, whole genome shotgun sequence:
- the LOC108341192 gene encoding uncharacterized protein LOC108341192 — MASIIMSFAPATGRVFAATAAKGAGGSKEEKGFFDWILGGLQKEDQLLETDPILKKVEEKNGGTTSTGRNKNSVAVPQKKKGGFGGLFAKN, encoded by the coding sequence ATGGCTTCTATCATCATGTCATTTGCTCCAGCCACTGGAAGAGTTTTTGCAGCCACTGCTGCAAAGGGTGCTGGTGGAAGCAAAGAGGAGAAAGGTTTCTTTGATTGGATCCTTGGAGGGTTGCAGAAGGAAGACCAGCTGCTAGAGACTGATCCTATTCTCAAGAAGGTGGAGGAGAAGAATGGAGGCACCACCTCCACTGGCCGCAACAAGAACTCTGTTGCAGTGCcacaaaagaagaaaggagGTTTTGGAGGCCTCTTTGCCAAGAACTGA
- the LOC108342444 gene encoding cytochrome P450 86A1 yields MVQMDTLPLLLTLAAALLFTYFLWFYFLARTLRGPKVWPMIGSVPELVVNRNRVHDWIASNLRQTGGSPTYQTCTLSLPFFARKQGFFTVTSCPRNIEHILRTRFDNYPKGPHWQAAFHDLLGQGIFNSDGETWLMQRKTAALEFTTRTLRQAMARWVNRTIKNRLWCILDKAAKENVSVDLQDLLLRLTFDNICGLTFGKDPETLSPDLRENPFTVAFDTATEITLQRLLYPGIIWRFEKLLGIGKEKKLEQSLKIVETYMNDAVSAREKSPSDDLLSRFMKKRDAAGKPLSAVTLRQIALNFILAGRDTSSVALSWFFWLVMNHPAVEDKILAELTAVLTSTRGGDRRRWTEEAVDFEEAERLVYLKAALAETLRLYPSVPEDFKHAVADDVLPDGTAVPAGSTVTYSIYAMGRMKSVWGEDCMEFKPERFLSVKGDRFEPPKDGYKFVAFNAGPRTCLGKDLAYLQMKSVASAVLLRYRLSPVPGHRVQQKMSLTLFMKNGLRVFLQPRQLRPHTAMSA; encoded by the exons ATGGTGCAAATGGATACTCTCCCTCTCCTCTTAACCCTAGCTGCTGCTCTTTTATTCACATATTTTCTTTGGTTTTATTTCTTGGCTCGAACCCTAAGGGGTCCAAAAGTGTGGCCAATGATTGGCAGCGTTCCAGAATTAGTGGTGAACCGGAATAGGGTTCATGACTGGATCGCTTCAAACCTACGCCAAACAGGAGGTTCCCCCACTTACCAAACATGCACTCTCAGTCTCCCTTTCTTTGCTCGCAAGCAGGGATTTTTTACCGTCACAAGCTGTCCTAGAAACATCGAACACATTCTCCGAACCCGGTTCGACAACTACCCTAAAGGGCCGCACTGGCAGGCGGCGTTCCACGACCTCCTAGGGCAGGGAATTTTCAATAGCGACGGTGAAACGTGGCTTATGCAGCGGAAAACCGCCGCGCTCGAGTTCACCACCCGAACCCTAAGGCAAGCCATGGCTCGGTGGGTGAACCGGACCATAAAAAACAGGCTATGGTGTATCCTGGACAAAGCTGCTAAGGAAAACGTATCAGTGGATTTGCAAGACCTTCTTCTACGTTTAACCTTTGATAACATTTGTGGACTCACCTTTGGAAAAGACCCTGAAACTCTCTCACCGGATCTCCGGGAAAACCCCTTCACTGTTGCCTTTGACACTGCCACAGAAATCACCTTGCAAAG GCTTTTATACCCGGGCATAATATGGAGATTCGAGAAGCTTCTTGGCATCGGTAAAGAGAAGAAACTGGAGCAGAGTTTGAAGATCGTCGAAACTTACATGAACGACGCCGTTTCAGCTCGCGAGAAATCGCCTTCCGACGACTTGCTATCAAGGTTCATGAAGAAGCGCGACGCCGCGGGAAAGCCGCTGAGCGCCGTAACGCTGCGTCAGATCGCGCTCAACTTCATCCTAGCTGGCAGGGACACGTCATCAGTGGCGCTAAGCTGGTTCTTCTGGCTCGTAATGAACCACCCCGCCGTGGAGGATAAGATCCTCGCGGAACTTACGGCGGTGCTCACTTCCACGCGAGGCGGGGACCGGCGGAGGTGGACGGAGGAGGCGGTGGACTTCGAGGAGGCGGAGAGGCTGGTTTACTTGAAAGCCGCGCTGGCCGAAACGCTGCGTTTGTATCCGTCGGTGCCGGAGGATTTCAAGCACGCTGTGGCGGACGACGTGTTGCCGGATGGCACGGCGGTTCCGGCTGGTTCGACTGTGACGTATTCGATTTACGCGATGGGGAGAATGAAGAGTGTGTGGGGAGAGGACTGCATGGAGTTTAAACCGGAGCGGTTTTTATCGGTTAAAGGAGACCGGTTCGAACCGCCAAAAGACGGTTACAAGTTCGTTGCGTTTAACGCTGGACCGAGAACCTGCTTGGGAAAGGACTTGGCTTACCTGCAGATGAAATCTGTGGCTTCAGCTGTGCTTCTGCGTTACCGCCTGTCGCCGGTTCCCGGTCATCGTGTGCAGCAGAAGATGTCACTGACTCTCTTCATGAAGAATGGGCTTCGTGTGTTCCTGCAGCCACGTCAGCTTCGTCCACATACTGCCATGTCAGCATAG